The following coding sequences are from one Primulina eburnea isolate SZY01 chromosome 15, ASM2296580v1, whole genome shotgun sequence window:
- the LOC140814627 gene encoding serine carboxypeptidase-like 50, which produces MHHCDSLTETGLKKNQEMISPHSIFLLLLLLAAVLRHSIASPPPSSTALFPKEALPTKSGYLSVNSSTSSAIFYTFYEAQNPYNNTPLSQIPILIWLQGGPGCSSMMGNFYELGPWLVNQKLSLDPNPGSWNKVFGLLFLDNPIGTGFSVADSIEEIPRNQYGIAEHLFRAIQKFVALDESFRSRPIYITGESYAGKYLPALGYYTLKKNALLPSESRVNLAGVAIGNGLTDPEIQVATYSVNTYNLGLINDKEKSLLEKLQLEAIGFVKSGDWREATYARNRVLSALENMTGLATLYDFRRLIPYQDDLVATFLNNVEAKKALGAKESIVFETCSDTVGNVLHEDVMKSVRYMVEFLVKNTKVLLYQGQCDLRDGVVSTLAWVKKMDWEGIHEFLEAERRIWRVRGKLAGYVQKWDSLSHVVVLNAGHLVPTDQPVNSRVMIEDWVLEKGSFAAKNCERMNDFKRAI; this is translated from the coding sequence ATGCACCACTGTGATTCACTCACCGAAACAGgactaaaaaaaaatcaagaaatgaTATCTCCACATTCAAtattcctcctcctcctcctcctggcCGCAGTCCTCCGCCACTCCATCGCTTCACCACCACCGTCCTCCACCGCTTTGTTTCCAAAAGAAGCACTTCCAACAAAATCCGGCTATTTATCAGTCAACTCGTCCACCAGCTCAGCCATTTTCTACACATTCTATGAAGCTCAAAATCCCTACAATAACACGCCACTTTCCCAGATTCCGATCCTCATTTGGCTTCAAGGTGGGCCTGGATGCTCATCAATGATGGGAAACTTTTATGAGCTTGGCCCGTGGCTTGTGAATCAGAAGCTTTCACTGGATCCCAATCCAGGTTCTTGGAACAAAGTCTTTGGCCTCCTTTTTCTTGATAATCCCATAGGAACAGGATTCAGTGTTGCTGATTCGATTGAAGAAATACCCAGAAATCAATATGGTATAGCAGAGCACCTTTTCAGGGCAATTCAGAAATTTGTTGCCTTGGACGAGTCTTTTAGATCTAGGCCAATTTACATTACTGGTGAGAGTTATGCGGGGAAGTATCTTCCAGCGCTTGGGTATTACACACTGAAAAAGAATGCCCTCTTACCTAGTGAAAGTAGAGTGAATTTGGCTGGTGTTGCAATTGGGAATGGATTGACTGATCCAGAGATTCAAGTGGCAACTTATTCTGTGAATACTTATAATTTAGGCTTGATTAATGACAAGGAAAAATCCCTATTGGAGAAGCTTCAATTGGAGGCTATTGGATTCGTAAAAAGTGGTGATTGGAGAGAAGCAACATATGCAAGGAATAGGGTTTTAAGCGCACTGGAAAATATGACTGGATTAGCCACTTTGTATGATTTTAGGAGGCTGATCCCTTACCAAGATGACTTAGTTGCTACATTCTTGAACAATGTGGAGGCGAAAAAGGCGTTAGGAGCGAAGGAATCCATCGTATTCGAGACATGCAGCGACACGGTGGGGAATGTATTACACGAGGATGTGATGAAGAGCGTGAGATATATGGTGGAATTCTTGGTGAAGAACACCAAAGTGTTGTTGTATCAAGGACAATGTGACTTGAGGGATGGCGTGGTGTCGACATTGGCTTGGGTTAAGAAGATGGACTGGGAAGGGATCCACGAGTTTTTAGAGGCAGAGAGGAGGATTTGGAGAGTGAGAGGGAAGTTGGCAGGATATGTGCAGAAATGGGATAGTCTTAGCCATGTTGTGGTGTTGAATGCAGGACATCTCGTGCCAACCGATCAGCCCGTGAATTCCCGAGTTATGATCGAAGATTGGGTTTTGGAGAAGGGATCATTTGCTGCTAAGAACTGCGAAAGGATGAATGATTTCAAAAGGGCTATATGA